From Anopheles coluzzii chromosome 3, AcolN3, whole genome shotgun sequence, the proteins below share one genomic window:
- the LOC120957356 gene encoding uncharacterized protein LOC120957356: protein MKSLTAAATLLSSALVLLVLCQETDALSVRPRRDLVETGKAVILQGVSKLKDALDHGVNVKSEGKRSIDIFGFKFGGGSSVNAGFGDAANEDASANDDDLVRRRRALDVLGATYAYVSLLPQSPHGTNVNIVKVSSVSNVNNFGELPAAETATTVAAPVAERRRKRSPDMVQLAAFEKKSLSVDSVIGPDKKLTTHERLESVRGGSRTLLREDVARNKRSPQTDGQDEGQDGGPPKGPPPRGGPKGPRGRGPPPGCPPPGGEEETTATTATVERRKREVVELMETDRNKRSPKGGRGSASCRGGGGGGGGQGTPPPNAEVRRKRDTSNESSDYSTSDESDEAAEQNRGRSLAAHRNRRQALGGGEISGKVGSWFEQLAGVFVDTVKKVVNVTKKTFGKGQDEP from the exons ATGAAGAGCTTGACTGCTGCAGCTACGTTGCTTAGCAGCGctttggtgctgctggtgctgtgtCAA GAAACGGACGCTCTTTCCGTACGGCCACGCCGTGACCTGGTGGAGACGGGCAAGGCAGTGATTCTGCAGGGTGTCTCCAAGCTGAAGGACGCGCTCGACCATGGTGTGAACGTGAAATCGGAAGGAAAGCGCTCTATCG ATATATTTGGCTTCAAGTTCGGCGGTGGGTCCAGCGTGAATGCCGGCTTCGGTGACGCGGCCAACGAGGACGCGTCCGCGAACGATGATGATCTGGTGCGACGTCGCCGGGCACTGGATGTGCTGGGGGCAACGTACGCGTACGTAAGCCTGCTACCCCAGTCACCGCACGGCACGAACGTGAACATCGTGAAGGTGAGCTCGGTCTCGAACGTGAACAACTTCGGGGAGCTGCCGGCAGCCGAAACGGCCACGACTGTGGCCGCACCCGTGGCCGAGCGACGGCGCAAGCGTTCCCCGGATATGGTGCAGTTGGCTGCTTTCGAAAAGAAATCGCTCTCGGTAGATAGTGTGATCGGTCCGGACAAGAAACTGACAACCCATGAGCGGTTGGAATCGGTGCGTGGAGGAAGTCGTACACTGTTGAGGGAGGATGTGGCACGCAACAAGCGCTCGCCTCAAACGGATGGGCAGGATGAGGGACAAGATGGGGGACCACCGAAGGGCCCACCACCACGGGGCGGACCCAAGGGTCCAAGGGGTCGCGGACCACCACCTGGATGTCCACCGCCTGGCGGAGAGGAAGAAACAACCGCGACCACGGCTACGGTGGAGCGTCGGAAGCGGGAAGTTGTTGAGTTGATGGAAACGGATCGTAACAAGCGATCTCCCAAAGGTGGTCGCGGTAGTGCCTcttgccgtggtggtggtggaggcggAGGCGGTCAAGGTACTCCTCCCCCGAATGCAGAGGTACGCCGGAAGCGAGACACCTCCAACGAAAGCAGCGACTACAGCACTTCGGACGAGTCGGATGAAGCGGCAGAGCAGAACAGGGGACGATCGCTCGCGGCGCATCGCAATCGGCGCCAGGCACTGGGTGGTGGCGAGATCTCGGGAAAAGTGGGCAGCTGGTTCGAGCAGCTGGCAGGGGTGTTCGTCGACACAGTCAAGAAGGTGGTAAACGTGACGAAGAAGACGTTCGGCAAGGGACAAGATGAACCATAA